AGATGCGCGCGATGCCGGGGATGTCATCCGCCGTGGCGGGGGCGGGGACCACGGCTCAGCCGCGATGGGCGCCCGCGGCCAGGTCGCGGACGAAGCCCAGGATCTCGGCGACCGGGCGGCCCTCGCCGATCTGATTGACGATGGCGCTGCCCACCACGCAGCCATCGGCCACGGATGCAATCTGCTGCGCGGCCTCCGGGGTCGAGATGCCGAAGCCCACGACGACCGGCAGGCCGGCCTTGGCGCGGATGCGCGCGACCTCCGGGGCGACCTCGGCGGCATTGGCGGCGGGGCCGCCGGTGATGCCCGTGACGCTGACGTAATAGACGAAGCCCGAGGTGTTCTTGACCACCGCCGGCAGGCGCCGGTCATCGGTGGTGGGCGTGGCCAGGCGGATGAAGTTCAGCCCCGCCGCGGTGGCCGGCACGCAAAGCTCGTCATCCTCCTCCGGGGGCAGGTCGACGATGATCAGCCCGTCCACGCCCGCCTCGACCGCATCGGCCAGGAACTGGGTCACGCCGCCCTTGCGGGCATAGATCGGGTTGTAATAGCCCATCAGCACGATCGGCGTCGTGCCGTCGTCTTGGCGGAAATCGCGCACCATTTGCAGGGTGCGGCTGACGCTGCCGCCTTGGGCCAGGGCGCGCTGGCCCGCCGCCTGGATGGTGCCGCCATCGGCCATGGGATCGGTGAAGGGCATGCCCAGCTCGATGATGTCGACGCCTGCCTCGGGCAGGCCGCGCATGATCTCCAGCGCGGTCGCGTCATCGGGGTCGGATGCCATCATATAGGCCACGAAGGCCTTCTTGCCCTCGGCCTTCAGCGCCTGAAACCTGTCGTCGATTCTGGTCATGTGATCCCCGCCTTGTCCGGCCCCGCAAATGTCGCGCCCAGCACTAGCCCGCATGGGGGCGGGGCGCAATCCGGGCAAGGCTGGACTTGGCCGCGCGGGGCGCGTAACAGGCCCGGGATATTCAGACGGGAAAGGGTGCTGAGATGGGCTTTCGCATGGGGATCGTGGGCTTGCCGAACGTGGGCAAGTCGACCCTGTTCAACGCGCTGACGAAGACCGCCGCCGCACAGGCCGCGAATTTTCCGTTCTGCACGATCGAGCCCAATGTGGGCGAGGTCGCGGTCCCCGATCCCCGGCTGGACAGGCTGGCGGGCATCGCGGGCAGCAAGCAGATCATCCCCACCCGCATCACCTTCGTGGACATCGCGGGCCTGGTGAAGGGCGCCAGCAAGGGCGAGGGTCTGGGCAACCAGTTCCTGGCCAATATCCGCGAAACGGACGCCATCGCCCATGTGCTGCGCTGTTTCGAGGATGGCGACATCACCCATGTCGAAGGCCGCGTCGATCCCCTGGCCGATGCCGAGGTGATCGAGACCGAGCTGATGATCGCCGACATGGAATCCATCGAGCGTCGCTTGGCGAACCTGGCGCGTAAGCTGAAGGGCGGCGACAAGGATGCGGCCGACCACCAGCGCCTGCTGCAACAGGCGCTGGCCGCGCTGGAGGCGGGCAAGCCCGCCCGCACGATCGCGGTCGCGGACGACGACCGCCGCGCATGGGACATGCTGCAGCTGCTGACCGCCAAGCCCGTCCTCTATGTCTGCAACGTGGCCGAGGACGAGGCCGCGAACGGCAATGCCCTCTCCGACAAGGTGCGCGAGATGGCCGAGGCGCAGGGCGCGGGCCATGTGGTGATCTCGGCCCGCATCGAGGAGGAGATCAGCCAGCTGGACGCCGAGGAGGCCCAGATGTTCCTGGGCGAGATGGGGCTGGAGGAGGCGGGGCTGGACCGTCTGATCCGCGCCGGATACGGCCTGTTGGGTTTGCAGACCTATTTCACCGTCGGCCCCAAGGAGGCGCGCGCCTGGACCATCACCAAGGGCACGCTGGCCCCGCAGGCGGCGGGCGTGATCCATGGCGATTTCGAGAAGGGCTTCATCCGGGCCGAGACCATCGCCTATGACGATTACGTCGCGGGCAAGGGCGAGGCGGGCGCGCGCGAGGCCGGAAAGCTGCGCGTCGAGGGCAAGACCTACGAGGTCAAGGACGGCGACGTCCTGCATTTCCTGTTCAACGGGTGATGCGGAAAGGCGGGCCCGGGGGCCCGCCTTTTTCGTTCAGTAATAGGTCAGCTCGGTCGCCTTGCCGCGGAAGACGGTATAGGCCAGGATCGAATAGGCCACGATCACCGGCAGCACGACCAGCGCCCCCACCAGGATG
Above is a genomic segment from Paracoccus aestuarii containing:
- the trpA gene encoding tryptophan synthase subunit alpha yields the protein MTRIDDRFQALKAEGKKAFVAYMMASDPDDATALEIMRGLPEAGVDIIELGMPFTDPMADGGTIQAAGQRALAQGGSVSRTLQMVRDFRQDDGTTPIVLMGYYNPIYARKGGVTQFLADAVEAGVDGLIIVDLPPEEDDELCVPATAAGLNFIRLATPTTDDRRLPAVVKNTSGFVYYVSVTGITGGPAANAAEVAPEVARIRAKAGLPVVVGFGISTPEAAQQIASVADGCVVGSAIVNQIGEGRPVAEILGFVRDLAAGAHRG
- the ychF gene encoding redox-regulated ATPase YchF encodes the protein MGFRMGIVGLPNVGKSTLFNALTKTAAAQAANFPFCTIEPNVGEVAVPDPRLDRLAGIAGSKQIIPTRITFVDIAGLVKGASKGEGLGNQFLANIRETDAIAHVLRCFEDGDITHVEGRVDPLADAEVIETELMIADMESIERRLANLARKLKGGDKDAADHQRLLQQALAALEAGKPARTIAVADDDRRAWDMLQLLTAKPVLYVCNVAEDEAANGNALSDKVREMAEAQGAGHVVISARIEEEISQLDAEEAQMFLGEMGLEEAGLDRLIRAGYGLLGLQTYFTVGPKEARAWTITKGTLAPQAAGVIHGDFEKGFIRAETIAYDDYVAGKGEAGAREAGKLRVEGKTYEVKDGDVLHFLFNG